A segment of the Arachis hypogaea cultivar Tifrunner chromosome 5, arahy.Tifrunner.gnm2.J5K5, whole genome shotgun sequence genome:
TTCTGATTCTGTTGCACAggagataaaattgaaaaatatctcctcatTGGTTACGAGACAAAGAAAATGTCTCTTAATTGGTGACGGGACAAAAAGTAGAAATATCTCCTAAAAATATTCTAAGCAGGCAGAAAGCATTACTCAGCAAAAAGGGGCTAAAATTCAACCGCTTATTCTCTTAGTCACTGATAACCATCACATTCAATTTATATAGAAATATATTTTGGGACATTCGAAAAGACATTTTCGTTTTAGGAGATCTGAGTAATTTTAGGAGCCAGTtggtttattataataatttatccaAAACTATATAGATCTTCGTATCATGGTCTTTGTTATTATCATTTCAATTCAAATCATGAATGATTTATTGACATTTCATAGTTGTAAAAGGGACATAATCCAATCAATTCATTATATATATTAGAGAAGCAGCATTAGTTCAACTCCATTAAAATTTCTATTTCGCGTGTATCAGTCACAAATTGCTCCATTTTATGGTTGGTATACATGACTTTCTTCATTTTGTGGTTGCCTCTCTTAAAGTGGGTTTTCTGACGCGCACAGTATCTCCTCACCCATTTCGTGTTCATCTCCTTTAAAATAAAGGCTAATTCCATTTCGTTGATATTTTCCATGAAATGGCCATGCGCATTATAGGAAATAATATTTTTCTCATgcgtatataaataaaaaagccCTATGATATATAATGGTATCATGTGATTTACGAATGTATCTATATTGACTCCAAATAATGTTATACGActaacataatttattatttttaattaataatatttaaaaatattagactTTGCAAAAAATATtggtcaaaattaaattaaaaatattaacccTTAAAAACTTTTTTTCTACTGCCCCTGACCCTGCATGTTAGTAGAATAGTAGTTATATATTAAATGAAATTTTCTGTTACTTGATCTGTAAGAAACGAAGAAGATCAATTTTCCAGCTAGTTTGAACGATCAAGATTGATATCCAGCATAGATTATAATTATAGGCGTGTCATTTGCATGCTTGCTCGAGAGAAAGATGAAGAAGGTTCCAACTTCCGAGTAAGCAAATGTATACTCTGTCAAAGGTTATGTTTGTTACAACCTTGTATACGTTTTTCttaacacacacactctctctcttcttttcgtTACAACACATATTccgaatctctctctctctcttcccaacCATTTTTTCCGAATCACGCCAACTTCATCAAATTACTTCTTGTTTTTCCATTCATGCCCTTTCTTCATCCTTCCCTTCCTTCTTTCATTCAAAGTTCTGTTCTATACAgaagaagaacaataataatattgataATGCAGCAATAAATGTACATATTGTGTGTGTTCATTGCAGGAACTTGATCTTGTCAACCCTATaggttcttcctttttttttttaaagaaattctTCCTTCAATTTTGTTTTTCATCGTATACATACATGTGTTTTGAGATTGAATATTTGAATCATACATGAATcaaccctttttttttctcttctgtgGCCTATTGTGTTGGAGCCTCTAGAGATTCATTGGATTGGCTCTTAGAATTTTTGGATTCTTCTTCCTTGAGAACCAAGTCACATTGAGGCATTATATTGCACCATTGGTATAATTTGAGGTAGATTTTGTTCAACTTGCATGCATGATCGTGTTTGAATTTCCAAGACAAGTTTTCACAGTGAATGGCTACTTGATCATAAGAATAAGAAGGGTGGGAGCTTCTGGGTTCCCAAGAAAATACAAGTGCCCCTTTTCCCACACCAGTTTCTTTTGATTGATTGTGTGTGTGGATTAAGAATATGGGGTGCATCTgctcaaaagaaaaagatagaattgatgatgaagaaaagaaagaaaaagggatcaACAAGAATGGTGCATTACAAATCGAAATTGTTCCACCATCAGTCTCAACTACTAATACCTTTCCTACTGCACAATTAGGGGGTGTTCATGGTTTAATGGTGCCTCATTTGGTTAAATCATATGCACAAGTTGCTATGCCAGCAATATTAGAAGATAAAACCAATGACTTGTTATTAGATACTGCAAAACAAAAGCAACAAAAAAGGCAGCACCAGAGATGTAAAACAGTAGGAAGTGGTGAAAATGGAGGAATAGCTGCAAACAAATCAGTCATGAGAAGATTACTTAGCCTCTCGCATATCTCAGGAGAAAACATTGATGCCGGATGGCCAACGTGGTTATCTTCAGTGGCCGGAGAAGCCATCAAAGGGTGGCTTCCTCGACGAGCAGACTCCTTCGAAAAACTAGAGCAAGTTAGTTTCTAATATCACCTATTTATGTACGTTTTTTAAGCATTGCAAACAAATGAACGGTTGAGTATGTATGCAGATTGGACAAGGGGCTTATAGCAGTGTGCATAAAGCACTTGATCTTGAAAGTGGTAAATTTGTGGCCCTGAAAAAGGTTCGGTTCTTGAGTAGCGATCTGGCAAGCGTCCGATTCATGGCGAGGGAAATCCATATATTGCGCCAATTAAACCATCCCAATGTGATCAAGCTTGAGGGTCTTGTTGCATCTAGAACTTCCTCCAGTTTGTACCTTGTTTTTGAATACATGGAGCATGATCTTGCTGGATTAGCCGCCACCCCTGGAATCAAGTTCACTGAACCACAGGTAATAAATATGTCAATCCATCAATTTGAATGCATAATAATATGAATGAAGGAGGTTTTAGACTTTAGAGAGTTTACAAAACTATATGTGTGTATGTGCATTGCGCAGATTAAATGCTTTATGCAGCAACTACTTAGGGGGCTTGAACACTGCCATAGTCGAGGTGTGCTGCACCGCGACATCAAGGGTTCCAATCTTCTAATTGACAACAATGGAAACCTTAAGATAGGAGATTTTGGTCTTGCAACTGTTTATGATCCGGAGAAGAATCAGCAATTAACTAGCCGCGTCGTGACTCTGTGGTACAGGGCACCTGAGCTTTTGTTAGGTGCTACAGAATATGGAGCCTCAATAGACATGTGGAGTGCTGGTTGTATTCTAGCTGAATTGCTCCTAGGGAAGCCTATTATGCCTGGAAGAACAGAGGTAGGAGTCTAGGAGAGTTACTTTCACTTTCATGCATAAAATTATCATTGATTATTCATGATTCTTAACTTGATAATTGAAGGTGGAACAAATGCACAAGATTTTTAAGCTTTGTGGTTCCCCATCTGAGGAATATTGGCAGAGAACAAAGTTTCCACATGCAACTAGTTTTAAACCACAGCAGCATTATGAACGCCAAATTGCCAAAACATTTAGAAAGGTCTCTTCTTCAGCACTAGcccttgttgataagctcctatCTATGGAACCAGAAGATCGAGGATCTGCGACTTGCGCGCTTCAAAGCGAGGTAATTTTCATGACCATGACCATCCCTTTAGTTCTTTCACTTTGCTTGTGCTGTAAGAAACAAGGATTTGCTTTGGAGATATGGTATGTATTCACCTTGTGTTCATGTTTGATATTTGCCATCAGTTCTTTACTACAGAACCCCTACCATGTGATCCATCAAGTTTACCAAAGTTTCCGCCCACCAAGGAGTTCGACGCCAAGAATCGAAACAAGGAAGTAGCAACGTATGCAAAGTTCACCAAAGTTCTTCACATGTAATTCAATGTTATCAGTGTCATTCACATTCTTATGTTTTTCCTTATGATCAGGAAAAACACCGAAGCTGTACGAGAACGAAGATTGGTGTCTGAATTGTCGGATGCAGGACAAGATAAAAAACTACCTAGAACACCGGAGTATAATACCCGCGGAGATCTAACATTGAGGGTATGTTGTTGGAAATATCCATAGTCATTATTATTGTTT
Coding sequences within it:
- the LOC112801392 gene encoding probable serine/threonine-protein kinase At1g09600; translated protein: MGCICSKEKDRIDDEEKKEKGINKNGALQIEIVPPSVSTTNTFPTAQLGGVHGLMVPHLVKSYAQVAMPAILEDKTNDLLLDTAKQKQQKRQHQRCKTVGSGENGGIAANKSVMRRLLSLSHISGENIDAGWPTWLSSVAGEAIKGWLPRRADSFEKLEQIGQGAYSSVHKALDLESGKFVALKKVRFLSSDLASVRFMAREIHILRQLNHPNVIKLEGLVASRTSSSLYLVFEYMEHDLAGLAATPGIKFTEPQIKCFMQQLLRGLEHCHSRGVLHRDIKGSNLLIDNNGNLKIGDFGLATVYDPEKNQQLTSRVVTLWYRAPELLLGATEYGASIDMWSAGCILAELLLGKPIMPGRTEVEQMHKIFKLCGSPSEEYWQRTKFPHATSFKPQQHYERQIAKTFRKVSSSALALVDKLLSMEPEDRGSATCALQSEFFTTEPLPCDPSSLPKFPPTKEFDAKNRNKEVATYAKFTKVLHM